In Triticum aestivum cultivar Chinese Spring chromosome 5B, IWGSC CS RefSeq v2.1, whole genome shotgun sequence, the following proteins share a genomic window:
- the LOC123117873 gene encoding probable cytokinin riboside 5'-monophosphate phosphoribohydrolase LOGL5: MDRDSMEAPTSTTAALAMPKPAPASSNNDKKASRFRRVCVFCGSSAGRKAAYQSAAVQLGQQLVERGIDLVYGGGSVGLMGLVSRAVHGGGGRVTGVVPRSVLPRELIGETPGGEEVKAVSGMHQRKAEMAHRADAFVALPGGYGTLEELLEVITWAQLGIHDKPVGLLNVDGYYDLLLAFIDRAVEEGFVAPAARHIIVAAPTPGELLAALEEYVPAHHDASSVKLSWESSVDTRTCSPPKPDMSR; encoded by the exons ATGGATAGAGATTCCATGGAGGCGCCGACGTCTACGACGGCTGCGCTGGCTATGCCAAAGCCAGCGCCGGCGAGCAGCAACAACGACAAGAAGGCGTCGCGGTTCAGGCGGGTATGCGTGTTCTGTGGAAGCAGCGCGGGGAGGAAGGCGGCGTACCAGTCGGCGGCGGTGCAGCTCGGGCAGCAGCTGGTGGAGCGCGGCATCGACCTCGTGTACGGCGGCGGCAGCGTGGGCCTGATGGGCCTGGTTTCCCGCGCTgtgcacggcggcggcgggcgcgtcaCGGGCGTAGTGCCTCGGTCGGTTCTCCCGCGGGAGCTGATCGGCGAGACGCCCGGCGGGGAGGAGGTGAAGGCGGTGTCGGGCATGCACCAGCGCAAGGCCGAGATGGCCCACCgcgccgacgccttcgtcgcgcTCCCCGGCGGCTACGGcacgctggaggagctgctggaggtcatCACCTGGGCGCAGCTCGGCATCCACGACAAGCCG GTGGGATTGCTGAACGTGGACGGGTACTATGACTTGCTGCTGGCGTTCATCGACAGGGCGGTGGAGGAGGGGTTCGTGGCACCGGCGGCGCGGCACATCATCGTGGCGGCGCCCACACCCGGTGAGCTGCTAGCCGCGCTGGAGGAGTACGTGCCGGCGCACCACGACGCCTCCTCCGTGAAGCTCAGCTGGGAGTCGTCCGTGGACACCAGGACCTGCTCACCACCCAAGCCAGACATGTCACGCTAG